The sequence GCCTCGTATAAGAACGTCTCCGAGCTGGTCGGGGCAAAGGTGCCGATGGCGGTCATGAGCGATCATCCCGTCATCCATGCACACACCCTTCGTGATGCGTCGCAATACTTTATGATCGCCGGTCTCGATGCGACGGATGCGATCAACCTTCTTACCCGGGAAAATGCCCGTGCCATCGATATGGACGCGGAGCTCGGCACCATCGAGCCGGGCAAATGGGCCTCGCTGTTGTTATGGGACCGTGAGCCGATGATGCTCGGCGCCATCCCCCGCGTCGTTATCGGCGAAGGGCGTGTACTGCGGCAATAAGTGCTCGGCAAAACCTATCGACGTACCGTTAGCAAAACGCGGATGGATAATGTTCACACAGAGAGGCTGGTGCTAATGTCGGACGGAAGATATGGGGGATCAACCCGTTCCCACACGAGGATTCGGGAACGGGTCTGGAGGGTTATTCGCAGGGGCCGAGGTATTTGCCGATCATCGTCGTTGTCATGGACATGGCACCCATGCCCGTATCGGTGTGCATGTTCATTTTTCCCTGGAAGTTTTCGCCCGTATAGGTGATGGAGCCGTCGCCTTTGGAATTTTCGCATTCGAAACGCCAGGAAACGGTGTCGCCGTCAACCTTCTGCTCCATCACTTTACAGCCGTCATTGTCGTTCTTCTGCATCGGAACGCGGTCCTGCGCGCTCAGGCACTGCTCGAAAGTCGTGGCCGGAATCTGCATCGGCATCCCCTGCATCTCCGTTTTACTGGTGATGGACCATTTTCCCTCTTTGAAGTCCGGTCCTGCCGGTTCCGAAGAACAGGCGCTGAAGAGGAATCCGGAACAGATTAAGGCGGTAAGTACCGATCGCATATAACATCCTTGTGCATTAATTTTCGGGCCATTGTAATATATTTTTGTGACAATCGCAAACCGAACATTGAACGGTGTGACGATGTGTAATGTTGTTAAGGTTACTTGCGTTAGGGTTACTTTATACAGACGGTTTGGTACGGCACCGTACCCGCCTGTCAACCAACGTTTAAAGGAT is a genomic window of Sulfurimonas sp. HSL1-2 containing:
- a CDS encoding DUF3617 family protein, giving the protein MRSVLTALICSGFLFSACSSEPAGPDFKEGKWSITSKTEMQGMPMQIPATTFEQCLSAQDRVPMQKNDNDGCKVMEQKVDGDTVSWRFECENSKGDGSITYTGENFQGKMNMHTDTGMGAMSMTTTMIGKYLGPCE